In one Drosophila pseudoobscura strain MV-25-SWS-2005 chromosome X, UCI_Dpse_MV25, whole genome shotgun sequence genomic region, the following are encoded:
- the LOC4815530 gene encoding ubiquitin-conjugating enzyme E2 D2 has product MSSHRGITVTPDIASTPNSNPTSTPTPNSTDTDTEPATATATATSTTAASTETTAGARAVVECSCDTMDPLDTLDDDNVPSTSGQQRGCTPVGADSAAPVSTCAFRVRRELNEIRKNPPPNCSADMCMDRLLHWTATVIGPTGSVYEGGHFKLDIRFPLNYPFRPPRIRFTTFIYHCNVDSVGAICLDVLNERWSPVMNVSKVLLSIWLLLGECNADDPLVTCIADQYKTNRQEHDKVARFWTKRFAMPKEPKDSKKPEDPSEPKEITGPNDPEQKKNNREPT; this is encoded by the coding sequence ATGTCTTCCCATCGGGGCATCACAGTCACACCTGACATAGCTTCGACCCCAAATTCCAATCCAACatcaacgccaacgccaaatTCAACTGATACTGATACTGaacctgcaactgcaactgcaactgcaacctCAACCACAGCCGCAAGCACAGAAACAACCGCAGGTGCTCGAGCCGTGGTTGAGTGTTCCTGCGACACAATGGACCCACTGGACACTCTGGACGACGACAACGTTCCCAGCACCAGCGGTCAACAAAGGGGATGCACCCCAGTGGGGGCGGACTCTGCCGCTCCGGTCAGCACCTGTGCGTTCCGGGTGCGACGGGAGCTGAACGAGATCCGCAAGAATCCGCCGCCCAACTGCAGTGCCGATATGTGCATGGACAGGCTGCTCCACTGGACGGCCACCGTGATTGGTCCCACCGGTTCCGTCTACGAGGGCGGCCACTTCAAGCTGGACATCCGCTTTCCCCTAAACTATCCCTTCCGGCCGCCGCGTATCCGCTTCACGACCTTCATCTACCACTGCAACGTGGACAGCGTGGGGGCCATCTGTCTGGATGTGCTGAACGAGCGCTGGTCACCGGTGATGAATGTGTCCAAGGTGCTGCTCTCGATCTGGCTGCTACTGGGCGAGTGCAATGCAGATGACCCGCTGGTTACGTGCATTGCCGACCAATACAAGACCAATCGCCAGGAGCACGACAAGGTCGCTCGCTTCTGGACCAAGCGCTTTGCCATGCCCAAGGAACCCAAGGATTCTAAGAAGCCTGAGGATCCAAGCGAGCCAAAGGAGATAACGGGACCAAATGATCcagagcagaaaaaaaacaataggGAGCCCACGTAA